A genomic segment from Bradyrhizobium sp. ISRA430 encodes:
- a CDS encoding TRAP transporter substrate-binding protein — MRKACLALLLAASVTPAFAQEKTFDLKISHWVPASHPLQKSLEDWAAAVEKDSGGTVKGKVFPAQQLGKAFDHYDMARDGIADVTYVNPGYQPGRFPIIGAGEVPFLISDAKGGSMGLDAWYRKYAEKEMKDVKYCLAFVHSPSSFHSRTKKIVMPEDVKGLKIRPAHATMANFVTSLGGTNVQSSAPEVRDIIERGVADGVTFPWGSLVLFGIDKVTKYDMQAPLYVTTFVFVMNKDKYNAMSDKQKAAIDKNCTTEMAGVVGEHWGKFEDAGIDKIKAEEGHEVYKLNPEQTAAWKKAAEPLVKTWGDGVKKTGVDPDAALADLKASLKKYNALAE; from the coding sequence ATGAGGAAAGCCTGTCTGGCACTGCTGCTGGCAGCAAGCGTGACGCCTGCGTTTGCGCAGGAAAAGACCTTCGATCTGAAGATCTCGCACTGGGTGCCGGCCTCGCACCCGCTGCAGAAATCACTGGAGGACTGGGCGGCCGCGGTGGAGAAGGATTCCGGCGGGACCGTCAAGGGCAAGGTCTTCCCGGCGCAACAGCTCGGCAAGGCCTTCGACCATTACGACATGGCCCGCGACGGCATCGCCGACGTCACCTATGTCAATCCGGGCTACCAGCCCGGCCGCTTCCCGATCATCGGTGCCGGCGAGGTGCCGTTCCTGATCTCGGACGCCAAGGGCGGCTCGATGGGGCTCGACGCGTGGTACCGCAAATATGCCGAGAAGGAGATGAAGGACGTCAAATACTGTCTCGCCTTCGTCCACTCACCCTCCTCCTTCCACTCCCGCACCAAGAAGATCGTCATGCCGGAAGACGTGAAGGGCCTGAAGATCCGCCCGGCGCACGCCACCATGGCGAATTTCGTCACCTCGCTCGGCGGCACCAATGTGCAGTCGTCCGCGCCCGAAGTGCGCGACATCATAGAGCGCGGCGTCGCCGACGGCGTCACCTTCCCCTGGGGCTCGCTGGTGCTGTTCGGCATCGACAAGGTCACGAAGTACGACATGCAGGCGCCGCTCTACGTCACGACCTTCGTCTTCGTGATGAACAAGGACAAGTACAACGCGATGTCCGACAAGCAGAAGGCGGCGATCGACAAGAACTGTACGACCGAAATGGCCGGCGTGGTCGGCGAGCACTGGGGCAAGTTCGAGGACGCCGGCATCGACAAGATCAAGGCGGAAGAAGGCCACGAGGTCTACAAGCTTAACCCGGAGCAGACCGCCGCCTGGAAGAAGGCCGCCGAGCCGCTGGTCAAGACCTGGGGCGACGGCGTGAAGAAGACCGGCGTCGATCCGGATGCGGCACTCGCGGACCTGAAGGCGTCGCTGAAGAAGTACAACGCGCTGGCGGAGTAG